From Scomber scombrus chromosome 21, fScoSco1.1, whole genome shotgun sequence, one genomic window encodes:
- the dlx4b gene encoding homeobox protein Dlx4b — translation MMSVGFIPDSLNASDPSKSAFLEFGHGHPAHQQHSPGLSHIYPVHGLHAAGHSQHESPFPASASYGRSLGYAYPGAVNTHPQSAYMAYQHSNHSNSSSLTHSRLEQTDRDKSTIIDSRDIRLNGKVKKIRKPRTIYSSLQLQALHQRFQQTQYLALPERADLAAKLGLTQTQVKIWFQNKRSKYKKIMKHSSGSEGEHLHSTNSISPCSPGLPQLWEVSMANKGAPMHPNNYMNSFGHWYPNHHPHQDAMPRHQMM, via the exons ATGATGTCTGTGGGTTTCATACCTGACAGTCTGAATGCCTCAGATCCCTCCAAATCGGCATTTCTAGAGTTTGGCCACGGACATCCGGCACACCAGCAGCACTCCCCCGGACTCTCTCACATTTATCCCGTCCATGGCTTGCATGCTGCTGGCCATTCCCAGCACGAAAGTCCTTTTCCTGCCAGCGCGTCCTATGGCCGCTCTTTGGGCTACGCCTACCCCGGCGCGGTGAACACTCATCCCCAGTCTGCTTACATGGCCTACCAGCACAGCAatcacagcaacagcagcagtctGACCCACAGCAGATTAGAGCAGACAG ACCGTGACAAGTCCACGATCATTGACAGCAGAGACATTCGTCTAAACGGCAAGGTGAAGAAAATCCGAAAACCTCGGACCATCTACTCCAGTCTGCAGCTGCAGGCTCTGCACCAGCGCTTCCAGCAGACCCAATACTTGGCCTTACCGGAGCGCGCCGACCTGGCGGCAAAACTGGGCCTCACTCAGACTCAG gTGAAAATATGGTTTCAAAATAAGCGGTCCAAGTATAAAAAGATCATGAAGCATTCCAGCGGATCAGAGGGGGAACATCTCCACAGCACCAACTCCATCTCTCCCTGCTCGCCCGGATTGCCTCAGCTTTGGGAGGTCTCCATGGCGAACAAAGGAGCACCAATGCACCCAAACAATTACATGAACAGTTTTGGTCACTGGTATCCAAACCACCATCCTCATCAGGACGCGATGCCCAGGCATCAGATGATGTGA